In Myxococcales bacterium, the following proteins share a genomic window:
- the nadA gene encoding quinolinate synthase NadA, whose translation MTPQELEAEIVRLRRERNAVILAHYYQESEIQDLADFVGDSLQLSQAAAKTQADVIVFCGVHFMAETAKILNPTKIVVIPDLEAGCSLADGCPAPQFAHWLKQYPDHFVVSYINCSADVKALSDVIVTSSNAVKIVKALPRDKKIVFAPDKFLGAFVAKQADRPDLVLWQGTCIVHESFSERRLLDLMAAHPDAEVIAHPECHGGILRHAAHIASTSGLIAYAKTSPAQKFIVATEAGILHRMQQEAPNKTLLAAPPEDESCSCNECPFMRRNTLEKLYLCLRDLAPQIEVPEATRVRALAPIERMLAMS comes from the coding sequence ATGACGCCGCAGGAGCTCGAGGCAGAGATCGTACGGCTTCGGCGCGAGCGCAATGCGGTGATTTTGGCGCACTATTACCAAGAATCCGAAATCCAAGACCTCGCCGATTTCGTCGGCGACTCGCTGCAATTGTCGCAGGCCGCGGCCAAAACGCAGGCCGATGTCATTGTTTTTTGCGGCGTGCATTTCATGGCCGAGACGGCCAAAATCTTAAACCCCACCAAGATCGTGGTCATTCCCGATCTGGAGGCAGGGTGTTCTCTAGCCGACGGATGCCCCGCGCCGCAGTTTGCGCATTGGCTAAAACAGTACCCAGACCATTTTGTCGTCAGCTACATCAATTGCTCGGCCGACGTGAAGGCGCTCTCCGACGTGATCGTGACGTCGTCCAATGCCGTCAAGATCGTAAAGGCGCTGCCGCGCGATAAGAAGATCGTGTTTGCGCCCGACAAATTTTTAGGCGCGTTCGTCGCCAAGCAGGCTGACCGGCCCGACCTGGTGCTCTGGCAGGGCACCTGCATCGTCCACGAGTCTTTTAGCGAGCGGCGCTTGCTTGACCTAATGGCGGCGCATCCCGACGCCGAGGTGATCGCGCATCCCGAATGCCATGGCGGCATCTTGCGACATGCTGCGCACATCGCGTCGACGTCGGGGCTCATTGCCTACGCCAAGACCAGCCCTGCCCAAAAATTTATCGTCGCCACTGAGGCCGGCATCCTGCATCGCATGCAGCAGGAGGCGCCAAACAAGACGCTGCTCGCCGCGCCGCCAGAGGACGAGAGCTGCTCGTGCAACGAGTGTCCATTTATGCGCCGCAACACCCTCGAGAAACTGTATCTCTGCCTGCGCGATCTGGCGCCGCAGATCGAGGTGCCTGAGGCCACGCGCGTGCGCGCCTTGGCGCCAATTGAGCGCATGCTCGCGATGAGCTAG
- a CDS encoding ribonuclease HI family protein — protein sequence MRGKSSKRLSLDPHAWTIHCDGAALKGRGATGLGATLLSPTGARHEVCEPAPVGCNTQAEGWALVAALKAARRLGARALTIYCDNTVVIEQTIGETRTQVPRLVPIFAEARALVATFDAVTITWLPRRKNGEADALARAALGLARKAG from the coding sequence ATGCGCGGCAAGTCCTCCAAGCGTCTCTCACTTGATCCGCACGCGTGGACGATTCATTGCGACGGTGCCGCACTCAAGGGGCGCGGGGCCACGGGCCTCGGCGCCACGCTGTTGTCGCCAACCGGCGCGCGGCACGAGGTGTGCGAACCCGCGCCTGTTGGTTGCAACACGCAAGCCGAAGGCTGGGCGCTCGTGGCCGCGCTCAAGGCGGCGCGCCGACTGGGCGCACGCGCGCTAACGATTTATTGCGACAACACCGTAGTCATCGAACAGACCATCGGCGAGACGCGCACGCAGGTACCGCGACTGGTGCCTATCTTCGCCGAGGCCCGCGCATTGGTGGCCACGTTTGATGCCGTCACCATCACGTGGTTGCCGCGGCGCAAAAATGGCGAGGCCGATGCGCTGGCTCGCGCCGCCTTGGGGCTGGCACGCAAAGCCGGCTAG